A section of the Apodemus sylvaticus chromosome 10, mApoSyl1.1, whole genome shotgun sequence genome encodes:
- the Cd300a gene encoding CMRF35-like molecule 8 isoform X1 has protein sequence MTQLVRVVWLPALLLLLLFWLPGCVPLHGPSTVTGIVGKSLSIECQYEEKFKPNNKYWCRDSLTVLWKDIVTTKGSEEARNGRVTIRDHPDNLTFIVTLEKLTLEDAGTYMCAVDIPAFEGFLKVHDFLGIDKYFKIKLSVVLSEVPVSSPGPTLETPVVSTSLPTKGPTQGSTTEDYHKHHDPQALSLPVLLSVLVLLLFLLVGTSLLAWRMFQKRLVKADVHPELSQNLRQAAEQRESQYVNLQLHTWPLREEPVLPSQVEVEYSTLALPQEELHYTSVAFDSQRQDSHTNGDSLRQPQDQNTEYSEIQKPRKGLSDPHL, from the exons ATGACCCAACTGGTCAGGGTTGTGTGGCTGCCcgcactgttgctgctgctgcttttctggCTTCCAG GTTGTGTCCCTCTGCATGGCCCCAGCACTGTCACAGGCATTGTGGGGAAATCCCTGAGTATAGAGTGTCAGTATGAGGAGAAATTCAAGCCTAACAATAAATACTGGTGCAGAGACTCACTTACGGTGCTATGGAAAGATATTGTCACGACCAAAGGCTCAGAAGAAGCTAGGAATGGTCGAGTGACCATCAGGGACCATCCAGACAACCTCACCTTCATAGTGACCTTGGAGAAACTCACCCTGGAGGATGCAGGCACCTACATGTGTGCGGTGGATATACCAGCTTTTGAAGGCTTTTTGAAGGTGCATGACTTCTTGGGGATTGATAAGTACTTCAAGATTAAGTTGTCTGTGGTTCTAAGTGAGGTTCCAG TTTCATCTCCAGGACCAACACTAGAGACACCTGTGGTGTCCACCAGCCTGCCTACCAAGGGTCCCACCCAAGGATCCACCACAGAGGACTACCATAAGCATCATGATCCCCAGGCCTTGAG CCTCCCTGTGCTGCTGTCCGTGTTAGTTCTCCTGCTGTTTCTGTTGGTGGGGACCTCTCTGCTGGCCTGGAGAATGTTCCAGAAGCGACTGGTCAAAG CTGATGTGCATCCAGAGTTGTCCCAGAACCTCAGACAG GCTGCTGAGCAGAGAGAGTCCCAGTATGTGAATCTGCAGCTGCACACGTGGCCCCTGAGGGAAGAGCCGGTGCTACCGAGTCAGGTAGAGGTGGAGTATAGCACATTG GCATTACCCCAGGAAGAGCTTCACTATACATCTGTGGCATTTGACTCCCAAAGGCAGGATTCTCACACCAATGGGGATTCCCTTCGTCAACCTCAGGACCAGAACACAGAATACAGTGAGATCCAGAAGCCCAGAAAAGGTCTTTCTGACCCTCACCTGTGA
- the Cd300a gene encoding CMRF35-like molecule 8 isoform X2 — protein MTQLVRVVWLPALLLLLLFWLPGCVPLHGPSTVTGIVGKSLSIECQYEEKFKPNNKYWCRDSLTVLWKDIVTTKGSEEARNGRVTIRDHPDNLTFIVTLEKLTLEDAGTYMCAVDIPAFEGFLKVHDFLGIDKYFKIKLSVVLSEVPGPTLETPVVSTSLPTKGPTQGSTTEDYHKHHDPQALSLPVLLSVLVLLLFLLVGTSLLAWRMFQKRLVKADVHPELSQNLRQAAEQRESQYVNLQLHTWPLREEPVLPSQVEVEYSTLALPQEELHYTSVAFDSQRQDSHTNGDSLRQPQDQNTEYSEIQKPRKGLSDPHL, from the exons ATGACCCAACTGGTCAGGGTTGTGTGGCTGCCcgcactgttgctgctgctgcttttctggCTTCCAG GTTGTGTCCCTCTGCATGGCCCCAGCACTGTCACAGGCATTGTGGGGAAATCCCTGAGTATAGAGTGTCAGTATGAGGAGAAATTCAAGCCTAACAATAAATACTGGTGCAGAGACTCACTTACGGTGCTATGGAAAGATATTGTCACGACCAAAGGCTCAGAAGAAGCTAGGAATGGTCGAGTGACCATCAGGGACCATCCAGACAACCTCACCTTCATAGTGACCTTGGAGAAACTCACCCTGGAGGATGCAGGCACCTACATGTGTGCGGTGGATATACCAGCTTTTGAAGGCTTTTTGAAGGTGCATGACTTCTTGGGGATTGATAAGTACTTCAAGATTAAGTTGTCTGTGGTTCTAAGTGAGGTTCCAG GACCAACACTAGAGACACCTGTGGTGTCCACCAGCCTGCCTACCAAGGGTCCCACCCAAGGATCCACCACAGAGGACTACCATAAGCATCATGATCCCCAGGCCTTGAG CCTCCCTGTGCTGCTGTCCGTGTTAGTTCTCCTGCTGTTTCTGTTGGTGGGGACCTCTCTGCTGGCCTGGAGAATGTTCCAGAAGCGACTGGTCAAAG CTGATGTGCATCCAGAGTTGTCCCAGAACCTCAGACAG GCTGCTGAGCAGAGAGAGTCCCAGTATGTGAATCTGCAGCTGCACACGTGGCCCCTGAGGGAAGAGCCGGTGCTACCGAGTCAGGTAGAGGTGGAGTATAGCACATTG GCATTACCCCAGGAAGAGCTTCACTATACATCTGTGGCATTTGACTCCCAAAGGCAGGATTCTCACACCAATGGGGATTCCCTTCGTCAACCTCAGGACCAGAACACAGAATACAGTGAGATCCAGAAGCCCAGAAAAGGTCTTTCTGACCCTCACCTGTGA